One window of the Triticum dicoccoides isolate Atlit2015 ecotype Zavitan chromosome 3B, WEW_v2.0, whole genome shotgun sequence genome contains the following:
- the LOC119279039 gene encoding uncharacterized protein LOC119279039: protein MLRFQPPYWLVATLFAAGHTDAMAAYALHDDAKEVRRFATQALVLLQLVWFFFSLFQAAPSVPFWHHAVKVMSILLGFFVFSIDREIKSRRIPPSDLSAIVASATNSSIRVQRRRRKNTNKSFIGQDSLVVAVGCLGSDESALSGCTTLQEIEAHHRNYPPHLRFPLWMKDIVLSAGLFLRLLQRYDRPDCSFQNPVLEYRFRLAYFSGRSLRASRLLDTKYQETAMDAFKLVDVQLSFMFDYFFSAHSSPSLTHPSIYLAYYLSKIALLLSIYLVFFIDTVSDTPHHVTITTASSLAVLILLELLQFHRFFMASKWSLVAYMSNRVKGQPCSLFEPKQLPQLPSRPLKLGQYSLVEDFDCNSMGQRLLGLLGLSQKGTRATYVDLPENLINATLCSLENLIHRDTSPRSSNSAVTSLWRSSLLDEALAWTSMQDTHIHTILIWHIATSYGEAQSSAYPMAGHTLYYFGIATKLSRYCAYLVAFLSELLPGDSLTTHMVLKELLQEAKMLFGHTARTPDSINEKRKKLLKLALPEESSQTTLQKGVRLGRQLHGSHHNQEEHWRMVASSWIRIYLHVAPSDNVAGHIEQLAKGGEFLTHLWACLSNLGILKWEMKDANLKCSTISAARK from the coding sequence ATGCTGCGCTTCCAGCCACCCTACTGGCTCGTGGCGACCTTGTTTGCGGCTGGGCACACGGACGCCATGGCAGCCTATGCTTTGCATGACGATGCCAAGGAGGTGCGTCGGTTTGCGACACAAGCCCTTGTTCTGCTCCAACTAGTATGGTTTTTCTTTTCCTTGTTTCAGGCAGCTCCTTCTGTTCCATTCTGGCACCATGCGGTGAAGGTCATGTCTATCCTGCTAGGTTTCTTTGTATTCTCCATCGACCGTGAAATTAAAAGTAGAAGAATTCCTCCATCTGACCTTAGCGCCATAGTTGCCAGTGCCACCAATTCCTCCATCAgagttcaaagaagaagaagaaaaaatactaACAAGTCGTTTATCGGTCAGGACTCGTTGGTAGTGGCCGTGGGCTGTCTCGGATCTGATGAGAGTGCTCTTTCTGGATGCACAACCCTTCAGGAGATAGAGGCCCACCACAGAAACTACCCTCCCCACCTTAGGTTTCCTCTGTGGATGAAAGACATCGTCCTTTCTGCGGGCTTATTCCTCAGGTTGCTGCAGCGCTACGACAGGCCAGATTGTTCCTTCCAGAATCCTGTACTTGAATACCGTTTCAGACTTGCTTATTTCAGCGGCAGATCACTTCGCGCTAGCCGATTGCTTGATACGAAGTATCAAGAGACCGCCATGGACGCCTTCAAACTGGTTGACGTTCAGCTCTCGTTTATGTTTGATTATTTCTTCTCGGCACACAGCTCGCCTTCGCTTACACACCCCTCTATTTATCTCGCCTACTATCTAAGCAAGATAGCCCTCCTCTTAAGTATATATTTGGTCTTCTTCATTGATACCGTCTCTGATACACCACATCATGTAACCATCACTACCGCCTCAAGTCTTGCCGTCCTTATACTGCTAGAACTACTCCAATTTCATCGGTTTTTTATGGCATCCAAATGGTCTTTAGTGGCATACATGAGTAATCGTGTAAAGGGTCAACCTTGTTCGTTGTTTGAACCAAAACAACTTCCACAACTACCTAGCAGGCCACTTAAGTTAGGACAGTACTCCCTTGTCGAAGACTTTGACTGCAACTCCATGGGACAAAGGTTGTTGGGACTACTTGGGTTATCTCAAAAGGGAACACGTGCAACATACGTTGATCTGCCAGAAAACTTGATCAACGCGACCCTTTGTTCTCTGGAGAACCTCATTCATAGAGACACTTCCCCTCGCTCTTCAAACTCTGCTGTCACATCTCTATGGAGGAGTTCATTACTGGATGAAGCGCTGGCATGGACATCCATGCAAGATACTCACATACACACCATTCTGATATGGCACATAGCAACATCTTATGGAGAGGCCCAGTCATCTGCCTATCCGATGGCTGGGCATACATTGTATTATTTTGGCATCGCCACAAAATTGTCAAGATATTGTGCATACTTGGTGGCGTTCCTTTCAGAGCTCCTACCTGGGGACAGCTTAACAACACACATGGTGCTCAAGGAACTCTTGCAGGAAGCAAAAATGTTATTTGGGCATACTGCAAGGACTCCTGATTCTATAAATGAGAAGCGCAAGAAACTTCTTAAACTTGCACTGCCCGAAGAATCATCGCAAACAACATTGCAGAAAGGCGTTAGGCTTGGACGCCAACTCCATGGTTCTCATCATAACCAAGAAGAGCATTGGCGGATGGTTGCTTCTTCTTGGATTCGGATATATCTGCACGTCGCGCCATCTGATAACGTTGCAGGACACATCGAACAACTAGCCAAAGGTGGAGAGTTCTTGACGCATCTCTGGGCATGTCTCTCCAACCTCGGCATCTTGAAGTGGGAAATGAAGGACGCTAACCTGAAGTGCTCTACAATTAGTGCAGCCAGAAAGTAG